The following proteins are encoded in a genomic region of Vulpes vulpes isolate BD-2025 chromosome X, VulVul3, whole genome shotgun sequence:
- the LOC112909789 gene encoding melanoma-associated antigen 8-like encodes MTLGERNELPKHDEDHQDPREVQRPVDAQLSEAEEEEEGLSPPSSTYSPLFSGSSPSSSSSSSYFALYPGTPEEGSAAGSPSPPQSPLRACPSPSALAGPPWSQSEDSFSTSDEERWGTGVEGEVAPPVALEGFHVKAVDLVAFLLHKYRTKQSTSKAEMLEVITPEYQDDFPVIWGQASECMQLVFGLDLIEVDPIVHSYVLVTVLGLSYDGMLSGEQGLPKTGLLVLLLGVILLEGDCVPEEKVWEAVGVIGVFAGKQHLIYGEPGDLLTHVWVQEGYVEYRQVAGSDPTRYEFLWGPRAYEETSKLRVMEYLLHINSRQPAYSPAQSKEERRSDEEEGA; translated from the coding sequence ATGACTCTGGGGGAGAGGAATGAGCTCCCGAAGCATGATGAAGATCATCAAGACCCAAGGGAGGTCCAGCGCCCAGTAGATGCACAGCTGTCGGAggctgaggaggaagaagagggcctgtctcccccctcctccacttACTCCCCTTTGTTTTCGggttcctccccctcctcctcctcttcctcttcctatttCGCCCTGTACCCTGGCACCCCAGAGGAGGGGTCTGCAGCTGGGTCCCCAAGTCCCCCCCAGAGTCCTCTGagggcctgcccctcccccagtgccCTGGCAGGCCCTCCCTGGAGCCAGTCTGAAGACAGCTTCAGCACTTCAGATGAGGAGCGGTGGGGCACCGGGGTGGAGGGGGAAGTTGCCCCGCCCGTGGCCCTGGAGGGGTTCCATGTGAAGGCGGTTGACCTGGTAGCATTTCTGCTCCACAAGTATCGCACCAAGCAGTCTACCAGCAAGGCAGAGATGCTGGAGGTCATCACCCCAGAATACCAGGACGACTTCCCAGTGATCTGGGGCCAAGCGTCCGAGTGCATGCAGCTGGTCTTTGGCCTAGACTTGATTGAAGTGGATCCTATCGTACACTCCTATGTCCTGGTCACCGTCTTGGGCCTCAGCTATGATGGGATGCTGAGCGGTGAGCAGGGCCTGCCCAAGACCGGCCTCCTGGTGCTGCTCCTGGGGGTGATCCTCCTGGAGGGCGACTGTGTCCCTGAGGAGAAGGTGTGGGAGGCGGTGGGGGTCATAGGAGTGTTTGCCGGCAAGCAGCACCTCATCTATGGGGAGCCTGGGGACCTCCTCACCCACGTCTGGGTGCAGGAAGGCTATGTGGAGTACCGGCAGGTGGCGGGCAGTGACCCTACTCGCTACGAGttcctgtgggggcccagggcctaCGAGGAAACCAGCAAGCTGCGGGTCATGGAGTATTTGCTGCACATCAATAGCAGGCAGCCAGCGTACTCCCCGGCCCAGTctaaggaggagaggaggagtgaTGAAGAAGAGGGGGCCTGA